One Cololabis saira isolate AMF1-May2022 chromosome 12, fColSai1.1, whole genome shotgun sequence DNA window includes the following coding sequences:
- the fam3a gene encoding protein FAM3A encodes MRLTGPLRAVVVLLLVGLTWLLASSLFGGESALSVRHFFSGTSAEPTPAEPRPRKYKCGLSAPCPAKHLAFRLVSGAANVIGPKICLEDKMLVSSVKNNVGRGLNIALVNGVTGELLDTQTFDMWAGDVSNLLKFLRPLHEGTLVFVASFDDPASKLNDESRRLFEELGSTAVKDLAFRDSWVFVGAKGIENKSPFEQRMKNSKSSNKYEGWPESLEMDGCIPLRPPLDH; translated from the exons ATGAGACTGACAG GCCCTCTGCGAGCTGTAGTTGTGCTGCTCCTGGTGGGGCTCACCTGGCTGCTAGCCAGCTCCTTATTTGGAGGGGAGAGCGCTTTATCAGTCCGGCACTTCTTCAGTG GCACAAGTGCAGAACCAACACCTG ctgAGCCCCGTCCCCGGAAGTATAAATGTGGACTTTCGGCCCCCTGCCCCGCAAAGCATTTGGCTTTCCGTCTGGTGTCTGGTGCTGCAAATGTCATCGGTCCGAAAATCTGCTTGGAGGACAAGAT GCTAGTGAGCAGCGTGAAGAACAACGTTGGCAGGGGGTTAAACATAGCTTTGGTGAATG GGGTGACAGGCGAACTCTTGGACACACAGACCTTTGATATGTGGGCAGGAG ATGTTTCTAACCTGTTGAAATTTTTGCGGCCCCTCCACGAGGGAACGCTTGTGTTTGTGGCCTCCTTTGATGACCCTGCTTCAAA ACTGAATGATGAGTCTCGACGACTGTTTGAGGAGCTCGGGAGCACAGCCGTGAAAGACCTGGCCTTCAGGGACAGTTGGGTGTTTGTTGGAGCCAAGGGAATTGAGAATAAAAGTCCCTTTGAGCAG CGCATGAAGAACAGTAAAAGTAGCAACAAGTACGAGGGCTGGCCTGAGTCTTTGGAGATGGATGGCTGCATTCCCTTGCGGCCGCCGCTTGACCATTAA